ATCACGATCAATACCCAAGACTAATTGTGTTAAATCATTTGAACCGATGGAAACGCCGTCAATGCCTTGTTTGAGGAAATCGTCAATCAATAAAACATTGGCAGGAATTTCTGCCATCATCCAAATTTTAAAATCCGGGGCTTTAGTCAAACCAGCCTCTGAAACCATGGCTAAAACCTTTTTTAATTCAGTTGGGGTTCTTACAAAGGGAATCATTAGCCAAACATTATTAAGCCTTTTCCTGACATTTTTGAGCATTTTTAATTCGAGTTTAAATAAATCTGGCTCTGCTAAATACCGGCAAGCACCTCGATAACCAATCATGGGATTGGCTTCAAATGGCTCAAACTCTTTACCGCCTCTTAAGTTTGCATATTCATTAGTTTTAAAATCAGTGGCCCTATAAACTACCGGTCGCGGGTAAAAAGCGGCCGCAATTTGCGAAATTCCCGTACTTAAAATTTCGACAAACTCATCACCTCGGCCTTGTTCTAACATGCGACGCGGGTGCTCGCCTTTGTTAGCGATAATAAATTCTGCCCGCAACAAACCCACCCCATCAACTGATTTTTGAGCAATTTGTGAGGCTAATTCCGGCTCTCCCAAATTAACATAAATTCGAGTTTTAGTTTTAATATCAGATTTAGCCCGGGCTTTTTCCTTGCACTTGACTAAAGCATCCCCTTCATAAACTAAACCTTTATCGCCATCAACGGTAATTTTTTGGCGGGGTTTTAATTTTTTGGTGGCAAAATTAGTCCCTACTACACAAGGGATGGCTAATTCGCGGCTGACAATGGCGGCATGGGAAGTTTGCCCACCCTGATCAGTCACCACGGCTTTGGCTTTTTTCATCGCCGGCACATATGATGGATCAGTCATTTTAGCAACTAAAATATCGCCTTTTTTAATCTGCCCAATTTGCTGAGGACTTCTTAAAATTCTCACCGATCCCGAGGCAGCCCCGATTGAAGCCGCGGTGCCTTTGAGCAAAATGCGGTGGTTTTGGGCTCGAACAATCTCTCTCTCAACGAGAATTTTTTCCGCGGTCGTGACAGGGCGGCTTTGGACGATATAAAGCCGACCATCGCATGAAGACCATTCAATATCTTGAGGATATTTATAATGTTTTTCAATCTTTATTGCTATTTTGGCTAATTTTTCAATCGTCTGGTCTGAAATCTTTTGCGCTTCTCGATCGGCACGTGCCACTGGAACTCTCTTGTCGCGATCGCCAACTTTTTTAATCGCCCAGGTTTGTCGGGCGATTTTTTTATCTAAAATTCGAAAACCTTCTTTGTAGATTAAATATTTGTCGGGGATAATTGATCCGGAAACAATCGCCTCGCCCAAACCGAAACCGGCTTCAATGGCAATTTTGGCCCGATCATTGGTGGCAGGATCTAAAGTAAACATCACTCCTGATGCATCTGATTGAATCATTTTTTGGACGACGGCCGACAAACCAACTTTCAAATGATCAAATTTATTCATCCCGCGATAATAAATGGCGCGTGGCTCAAATAATGATGACCAACATTTTTGGACGGCTAAAGCTAATTCTTTTTCCCCATTGATATTTAAAAAGGTGATTTGTTGACCCGCAAATGAGGCGGTTGGCAAATCCTCGGCCGTGGCAGAACTTCGAACCGCCACAAAATCGGCATTGAGCTGATGATAAAATTTAATAATTTCTTTTACTAAATCTGGATCAATTTTAGAGGACATAATGCTTTTTTTAATCCGTCGCGAAGCAACACCTAATTGAGTGGTGCTTTCATAATCAATTTTAGATAAGAGCTCGCGAATTAATTTATCAATGCCATTTTTACGGATAAAATTAAAATAAGCCCCGGAAGTCACACAAAAACCATTTGGAACCGCCACGCCAGCTTTTTTAAGCTCGCCGAGGTTAGCACCCTTGCCGCCAACTTTGGGAATATCGTTTTTGGAAATTTCCGAGAATGCTAAAATATTCTTCAAAACCCCTCCTGCACTCCATAATTTAATATAATTGTTGTGCAGCCCGCCGCTAAAGTGCAGCGTGAGCCGTGAACGGATAGTTCCCAAAAGGCGAACACTAAACTTAGGCGGGCTTATTAATTAACAACTATTAAAACTTTATTGTTAATTGT
This is a stretch of genomic DNA from Patescibacteria group bacterium. It encodes these proteins:
- the ppsA gene encoding phosphoenolpyruvate synthase, producing MKNILAFSEISKNDIPKVGGKGANLGELKKAGVAVPNGFCVTSGAYFNFIRKNGIDKLIRELLSKIDYESTTQLGVASRRIKKSIMSSKIDPDLVKEIIKFYHQLNADFVAVRSSATAEDLPTASFAGQQITFLNINGEKELALAVQKCWSSLFEPRAIYYRGMNKFDHLKVGLSAVVQKMIQSDASGVMFTLDPATNDRAKIAIEAGFGLGEAIVSGSIIPDKYLIYKEGFRILDKKIARQTWAIKKVGDRDKRVPVARADREAQKISDQTIEKLAKIAIKIEKHYKYPQDIEWSSCDGRLYIVQSRPVTTAEKILVEREIVRAQNHRILLKGTAASIGAASGSVRILRSPQQIGQIKKGDILVAKMTDPSYVPAMKKAKAVVTDQGGQTSHAAIVSRELAIPCVVGTNFATKKLKPRQKITVDGDKGLVYEGDALVKCKEKARAKSDIKTKTRIYVNLGEPELASQIAQKSVDGVGLLRAEFIIANKGEHPRRMLEQGRGDEFVEILSTGISQIAAAFYPRPVVYRATDFKTNEYANLRGGKEFEPFEANPMIGYRGACRYLAEPDLFKLELKMLKNVRKRLNNVWLMIPFVRTPTELKKVLAMVSEAGLTKAPDFKIWMMAEIPANVLLIDDFLKQGIDGVSIGSNDLTQLVLGIDRDNAHLAAEFDEREDAVLKAIEQIIAGCKARGVTISICGQAPSVYPEICEFLVKAGITSISVNPDVIEQTRELVSKVEKK